A window from Staphylococcus succinus encodes these proteins:
- a CDS encoding 3'-5' exonuclease, whose product MQSDAFIALDFETANGKRTSICSVGMVKVVNHQITETFHTLVNPNDYFSQQNIAVHGIQADEVTDAPTFDAVFPYMMQFIDGLPVVAHNAAFDMNVLHESIKAIGTVTPNMTYFCSLQLARRTIKHHRYGLNYMMEYYNLDFHGHHDALNDAKACAMITFRLLKHYDDLNSMLNVYGKDLKEKDA is encoded by the coding sequence ATGCAATCTGACGCATTCATTGCTTTAGACTTTGAAACTGCAAATGGTAAACGTACAAGTATTTGTTCTGTCGGTATGGTGAAAGTCGTTAATCATCAAATCACAGAAACTTTTCACACTTTAGTGAATCCAAACGATTATTTTTCACAACAAAATATTGCTGTCCATGGTATACAAGCAGACGAAGTGACTGATGCACCAACGTTTGATGCAGTATTTCCTTATATGATGCAATTTATCGATGGCTTACCTGTCGTAGCACATAACGCAGCATTTGATATGAATGTTTTACATGAGAGTATCAAAGCTATTGGTACAGTTACACCGAACATGACATACTTTTGTTCGTTACAATTGGCACGTAGAACGATTAAACACCATCGTTACGGTTTAAATTATATGATGGAATATTATAATTTAGACTTCCATGGCCATCATGATGCGCTTAATGATGCTAAAGCTTGCGCAATGATTACGTTCCGATTATTAAAGCACTATGATGACTTAAATAGCATGCTCAATGTCTATGGGAAAGATTTAAAAGAAAAAGACGCGTAA
- the dinB gene encoding DNA polymerase IV, with protein sequence MTERRIIHIDMDYFFAQVEMRDNPKLKGKPVIVGGKASNRGVVSTASYEARKYGVHSAMPTAQAHKLCPNGYYLSPRFEAYRTASDQIMKIFKSYTDIVEPLSLDEAYLDITHLVRADLAASQIAQYIRRDIFEQTGLTSSAGVSYNKFLAKLASGMNKPNGLTVIDYDNVHKILMGLDIGDFPGVGKASKEKMHEHDIYNGQDLFNQSERELIRLFGKRGHGLYNKARGIDYNPVKSTRIRKSVGTERTFAMDMNDDDQILQKLWELSNKTAERLAKLQKSGKTVTVKIKTFKFESLSKQRSLRDPIRNETDIYNIAYSLYTELKDADIPIRLVGVTVGSLEKATFENMTIYDYI encoded by the coding sequence TTGACAGAAAGACGTATCATTCATATAGATATGGATTATTTTTTCGCACAAGTTGAAATGAGAGACAACCCTAAACTAAAAGGAAAGCCCGTCATTGTAGGTGGTAAAGCGAGTAACAGAGGCGTAGTTTCAACGGCATCGTATGAAGCAAGAAAATACGGTGTACATTCTGCAATGCCTACCGCTCAAGCACATAAATTATGTCCCAATGGTTATTATCTTTCTCCGCGATTTGAGGCCTATAGAACGGCTTCTGATCAAATTATGAAAATATTTAAAAGTTATACAGACATTGTTGAACCGTTGTCATTGGATGAGGCTTATTTAGATATCACACATTTAGTAAGGGCGGATTTAGCAGCATCCCAAATAGCGCAATATATACGTAGAGATATATTTGAGCAAACAGGATTAACTTCCTCGGCAGGCGTTTCTTATAATAAGTTTTTAGCGAAATTAGCCAGTGGTATGAATAAACCTAATGGGCTTACTGTGATTGATTATGATAACGTGCATAAAATATTGATGGGGTTAGATATTGGTGACTTTCCTGGAGTAGGAAAAGCTTCAAAAGAAAAAATGCATGAACATGACATATATAATGGACAAGATTTGTTTAACCAAAGCGAACGAGAACTCATAAGATTGTTTGGTAAACGTGGACATGGTTTGTATAATAAAGCGAGAGGTATAGATTATAATCCAGTAAAGTCTACTAGAATTAGAAAGTCAGTAGGTACTGAACGTACATTTGCTATGGATATGAATGATGATGACCAAATCCTGCAAAAGCTTTGGGAATTGAGTAATAAAACTGCAGAACGCTTGGCGAAATTACAAAAGTCAGGGAAGACAGTTACAGTGAAAATAAAAACATTTAAATTTGAGTCACTATCTAAACAGCGAAGTTTAAGAGATCCTATAAGAAATGAAACAGATATTTATAATATTGCATATAGTTTATACACTGAGTTAAAAGATGCTGATATACCTATTCGTTTAGTTGGGGTAACAGTAGGGAGTTTAGAAAAAGCTACATTTGAAAATATGACAATCTATGATTATATATAA
- the gatA gene encoding Asp-tRNA(Asn)/Glu-tRNA(Gln) amidotransferase subunit GatA: MTIRYESVENLINLIKNKEIKPSQIVNDIYDAIEETDPTIKSFLALDKENALKKAQELDELQAKDQMEGKLFGIPMGIKDNIITEGVETTCASKMLEGFVPIYESTVMKKLHNEQAVLIGKVNMDEFAMGGSTETSYFKKTINPFDHSAVPGGSSGGSAAAVAAGLVPFTLGSDTGGSIRQPAAYCGIVGLKPTYGRVSRFGLVAFASSLDQIGPLTRTVKDNALVLEAITGLDENDSTSAPVEDSDFTSDIGKDIQGLKIALPKEYLGEGVSEEVKASVEQAVETLKDLGATVEEVSLPNTEYGIPSYYVIASSEASSNLSRFDGIRYGYHSPEANSLEELYKMSRSEGFGEEVKRRIFLGTFALSSGYYDAFYKKSQKVRTLIKNDFDRIFENYDVVVGPTTPTTAFNLGEEIDDPLTMYANDLLTTPVNLAGLPGISVPCGQSNGRPIGLQFIGKPFDEKTLYRVAYQYETKFNFHNEYEKL; the protein is encoded by the coding sequence ATGACCATCCGTTATGAGTCTGTTGAAAATTTGATCAACTTAATTAAAAACAAAGAAATAAAACCTTCACAAATTGTGAATGATATTTATGATGCTATTGAAGAAACTGATCCTACAATAAAATCATTTCTTGCCTTAGATAAAGAAAATGCTTTGAAAAAAGCTCAAGAATTAGATGAATTACAAGCAAAAGACCAAATGGAAGGTAAATTGTTCGGTATTCCAATGGGCATTAAAGATAACATTATTACTGAAGGTGTAGAAACAACTTGCGCAAGTAAAATGTTAGAAGGGTTTGTACCTATCTATGAATCTACTGTAATGAAAAAATTACATAATGAGCAAGCGGTACTTATCGGTAAAGTTAACATGGATGAATTTGCAATGGGTGGTTCTACGGAAACATCTTACTTCAAAAAAACAATAAACCCATTTGATCACAGTGCAGTACCTGGTGGTTCTTCTGGTGGTTCAGCAGCAGCAGTTGCCGCAGGACTTGTTCCATTTACTTTAGGTTCTGATACAGGTGGTTCAATTCGTCAACCAGCAGCATATTGTGGAATTGTAGGCTTAAAACCTACCTATGGCCGCGTATCTCGTTTTGGTTTAGTTGCGTTTGCATCTTCATTAGATCAAATCGGACCATTAACACGTACCGTTAAAGATAATGCTTTAGTGTTAGAAGCCATAACAGGTTTGGATGAAAATGATTCAACAAGTGCACCTGTCGAGGATTCGGACTTCACTTCAGACATCGGTAAAGATATTCAAGGACTAAAAATTGCATTACCTAAAGAGTACCTTGGTGAAGGTGTTTCAGAAGAAGTGAAAGCTTCAGTTGAACAAGCAGTAGAAACATTAAAAGATTTAGGCGCAACAGTTGAAGAAGTTTCATTACCAAATACTGAATACGGTATTCCATCTTATTATGTTATCGCATCATCTGAAGCTTCATCAAATCTATCCCGTTTTGATGGTATTAGATATGGTTATCATTCACCAGAAGCTAATTCATTAGAAGAATTATATAAAATGTCTAGAAGTGAAGGCTTTGGTGAAGAAGTTAAACGTCGTATCTTCTTAGGTACGTTTGCCTTAAGTTCAGGTTATTATGACGCTTTTTATAAGAAATCTCAAAAAGTAAGAACGCTAATTAAAAACGACTTTGACCGTATTTTTGAAAACTATGACGTAGTAGTAGGGCCAACAACACCAACAACTGCATTTAATTTAGGTGAAGAAATTGATGATCCACTTACAATGTATGCGAATGATTTATTAACGACACCTGTAAACTTAGCTGGTTTACCAGGTATTTCCGTTCCTTGTGGTCAATCAAATGGTCGACCAATTGGTTTACAATTTATTGGAAAACCTTTCGATGAGAAGACGTTATATCGTGTCGCTTACCAATATGAAACAAAATTTAATTTTCATAATGAATACGAAAAATTATAA
- the gatB gene encoding Asp-tRNA(Asn)/Glu-tRNA(Gln) amidotransferase subunit GatB, giving the protein MHFETVIGLEVHVELKTESKMFSPAPAHFGAKANSNTNVIDLAYPGVLPVVNRRAVDWAMRASMALNMDIATESKFDRKNYFYPDNPKAYQISQFDQPIGENGYIDIEVDGKTKRIGITRLHMEEDAGKSTHKDGYSLVDLNRQGTPLIEIVSEPDIRSPQEAYAYLEKLRAIIQYTGVSDCKMEEGSLRCDANISLRPYGQEEFGTKAELKNLNSFTYVRKGLEYEEKRQEEELLNGGEILQETRRFDESNGKTLLMRIKEGSDDYRYFPEPDIVPLYVDEAWKERVRQTIPELPDERKEKYVNEFGLPAYDAHVLTLTKEMSDFFEGAVAAGADVKLTSNWLMGGVNEYLNKNQVDLLDTKLTPENLAGMIKLIEDGTMSSKIAKKVFPELAENGGDAKQIMEDKGLVQISDEATLLKFVNDALDNNEQSIEDYKNGKGKAMGFLVGQIMKASKGQANPQLVNQLLKQELDKR; this is encoded by the coding sequence ATGCATTTTGAAACAGTTATTGGACTAGAAGTCCATGTTGAGTTAAAAACAGAATCTAAAATGTTCTCTCCAGCACCAGCACATTTTGGAGCAAAAGCTAACTCAAACACAAACGTAATTGACCTTGCATATCCTGGAGTATTACCAGTCGTAAATAGACGTGCTGTTGATTGGGCAATGAGAGCTTCAATGGCACTCAACATGGATATTGCAACAGAATCTAAATTTGATCGTAAAAACTATTTCTATCCAGATAATCCAAAGGCGTATCAAATTTCACAATTTGACCAACCTATTGGTGAAAATGGTTATATTGATATTGAAGTAGATGGTAAAACGAAACGTATAGGCATTACACGTTTACACATGGAAGAAGATGCTGGTAAATCAACACATAAAGATGGCTATTCTTTAGTTGACTTAAACAGACAAGGGACACCTTTAATTGAAATAGTTTCTGAGCCAGATATTCGTTCACCACAAGAAGCATATGCATATTTAGAAAAACTACGTGCAATTATTCAATACACTGGTGTTTCTGATTGTAAGATGGAAGAAGGTTCACTACGTTGTGATGCTAATATTTCATTACGTCCATATGGTCAAGAAGAGTTTGGTACAAAAGCAGAGCTGAAAAACCTGAACTCATTCACATATGTTCGTAAAGGTCTGGAGTATGAAGAAAAACGCCAAGAAGAAGAATTATTAAACGGTGGAGAAATTTTACAAGAAACACGCCGCTTTGACGAGTCTAATGGTAAAACACTATTAATGCGTATTAAAGAAGGATCTGACGATTACCGTTACTTCCCAGAGCCAGATATCGTACCTTTATATGTAGATGAAGCTTGGAAAGAACGTGTTCGTCAAACTATTCCTGAGTTACCAGACGAAAGAAAAGAAAAATACGTGAACGAATTCGGCTTACCTGCTTATGATGCTCACGTATTAACTTTAACAAAAGAAATGTCTGATTTCTTTGAAGGCGCAGTTGCTGCAGGTGCCGACGTTAAATTAACTTCAAACTGGTTAATGGGTGGCGTTAATGAATATCTAAATAAAAATCAAGTAGATTTATTAGACACGAAATTAACTCCAGAGAACTTAGCTGGGATGATTAAATTAATTGAAGATGGTACTATGAGTAGTAAAATTGCTAAAAAAGTGTTCCCAGAACTTGCTGAAAATGGTGGGGACGCAAAACAAATTATGGAAGATAAAGGTTTAGTTCAAATTTCGGATGAAGCTACACTTCTAAAATTTGTGAATGATGCATTAGATAATAATGAACAATCAATTGAAGACTATAAAAATGGTAAAGGTAAGGCGATGGGCTTCTTAGTTGGACAAATTATGAAAGCTTCAAAAGGCCAAGCTAATCCTCAATTAGTGAATCAATTATTAAAACAAGAATTAGACAAGCGATAA
- a CDS encoding DUF3267 domain-containing protein, which translates to MFKIELLSSKKALEGFMLFQFTIVMISILLFYKLAYTFTHIIEQNILFNVLYGVAGFAIVYVLHEFIHNIMFRLLSKGNKPTYRIRSGMFTTHMPNVYFKKWQYITIMLAPLVIVTTILLILFSLFTLSSIIFIASFHIGYCLLDMYFLSGIFNGKVKYIEDTEEGIIFYLQSPAQFPAEVE; encoded by the coding sequence ATGTTTAAAATTGAATTACTTTCCAGCAAAAAAGCATTGGAAGGTTTCATGCTATTTCAATTTACTATAGTGATGATTAGCATTTTATTATTTTATAAATTAGCATATACGTTTACACATATAATCGAACAGAATATTTTATTTAACGTTTTGTACGGTGTTGCAGGCTTCGCGATAGTTTATGTCTTACATGAGTTTATCCATAATATTATGTTCCGCTTGTTATCAAAAGGCAATAAACCTACGTATCGTATTCGATCAGGTATGTTTACAACACATATGCCCAATGTTTACTTTAAAAAATGGCAATACATCACTATCATGTTGGCTCCATTAGTTATCGTTACAACAATATTATTAATTCTATTTTCCTTATTTACACTCTCATCCATTATTTTTATTGCAAGTTTCCATATTGGATATTGTTTGTTGGATATGTATTTTTTATCGGGCATATTTAATGGTAAAGTAAAATATATAGAAGATACTGAAGAAGGTATTATATTTTACTTGCAAAGCCCAGCGCAGTTTCCGGCAGAAGTAGAATAA
- the putP gene encoding sodium/proline symporter PutP: MMILGTSLANQVHASWQTYIMIAVYFVVLLFIGYYGYKQSTGNLSEFMLGGRSIGPYVTALSAGASDMSGWMIMGLPGSVYSTGLSAMWITIGLSLGAYINYFVVAPRLRVYTELAGDAITLPDFFKNRLDDRNNYLKIISGLIIVVFFTLYTHSGFVSGGKLFESAFGLNYHLGLILVAAIVIFYTFFGGYLAVSITDFFQGVIMLIAMVMVPIVALIQLDGIDTFRQVAEMKPTNLDFFKGTTVLGIISLLAWGLGYFGQPHIIVRFMSIKTHKLLPKARRLGISWMVIGLIGAVAVGLTGIAFISERNIKMEDPETLFIIMSQILFHPLVGGFLLAAILAAIMSTISSQLLVTSSSLTEDFYKLIRGEDKAKTHEKEFVMVGRLSVLLVAIVAIWIAWSPNDTILNLVGNAWAGFGAAFSPLVIFSLYWKGLTRTGALSGMITGALIVIIWIAWIKPLASINEIFGMYEIIPGFIASVLVTVFVSKFTKTPGDFVARDLDNVKKIIKE, encoded by the coding sequence ATGATGATATTGGGTACTTCTTTAGCCAATCAAGTTCATGCAAGTTGGCAAACTTATATCATGATTGCAGTGTATTTTGTTGTCTTATTATTCATTGGATATTACGGATATAAACAATCTACGGGCAATTTAAGTGAGTTTATGCTTGGGGGGAGAAGCATTGGCCCTTATGTCACTGCACTTTCTGCAGGTGCTTCTGATATGAGTGGTTGGATGATTATGGGGCTTCCTGGTTCAGTTTATAGTACAGGGTTATCTGCAATGTGGATTACTATAGGGTTATCCTTAGGTGCTTACATAAACTACTTTGTTGTAGCGCCAAGACTTCGCGTATATACTGAACTTGCTGGTGATGCCATAACGTTACCAGATTTTTTCAAAAATAGATTAGATGATAGAAATAACTATTTAAAAATTATTTCAGGATTAATAATTGTTGTGTTTTTTACATTATATACACATTCTGGTTTTGTCTCAGGTGGAAAACTATTCGAAAGTGCTTTTGGTTTAAATTATCACTTAGGACTCATATTAGTAGCAGCCATTGTAATATTTTATACGTTCTTCGGAGGTTATCTTGCTGTTTCAATTACTGATTTCTTCCAAGGGGTAATCATGCTTATTGCAATGGTAATGGTACCTATCGTGGCATTGATTCAACTTGACGGTATTGATACATTTAGACAAGTTGCTGAGATGAAACCTACAAACTTAGATTTTTTTAAAGGGACGACTGTATTAGGTATTATCTCTTTACTTGCTTGGGGATTGGGTTATTTCGGGCAACCTCATATTATTGTCCGCTTTATGTCTATTAAGACACATAAACTATTACCAAAAGCCAGACGTTTAGGTATCAGCTGGATGGTTATTGGCCTAATAGGCGCTGTAGCCGTAGGATTAACTGGAATTGCTTTCATTTCTGAGCGTAATATCAAGATGGAAGATCCAGAAACATTATTTATTATTATGAGTCAAATATTATTTCATCCATTAGTGGGTGGTTTCTTATTAGCAGCTATTTTAGCCGCAATCATGAGCACCATTTCTTCACAGTTATTAGTAACTTCTAGTTCGCTAACTGAAGATTTTTATAAGCTTATACGTGGTGAAGACAAAGCTAAAACGCATGAAAAAGAATTTGTGATGGTTGGTCGTTTATCGGTATTATTAGTTGCCATTGTAGCCATTTGGATTGCTTGGTCACCTAATGACACTATTTTAAACTTAGTCGGAAATGCATGGGCTGGCTTCGGTGCTGCATTCAGTCCACTTGTAATCTTTTCTTTATATTGGAAAGGATTGACGCGCACAGGTGCATTGAGTGGAATGATTACCGGTGCTTTAATCGTAATTATTTGGATTGCTTGGATTAAGCCTCTCGCTTCAATCAATGAAATCTTTGGAATGTATGAGATTATTCCTGGTTTTATAGCTAGTGTTTTAGTAACTGTCTTTGTAAGTAAATTCACTAAAACTCCTGGTGATTTTGTAGCTCGTGACCTAGATAATGTAAAAAAAATAATCAAAGAATAA
- a CDS encoding diacylglycerol kinase, with product MRKRARIIYNPTSGKELFKRTLPDVLIKLEKAGFETSAYATEKVGDATTEATRSLEQNYDVLIAAGGDGTLNEVINGIAEQPNRPNIGIIPMGTVNDFGRALHLPSDIMSAIDVIIEGHTTCVDIGKMNSRYFINLAAGGQLTQVSYETPSKLKSIVGPFAYYIKGFEMLPQMKAVDIRIEYDDEVFQGEALLFLLGLTNSMAGFEKLVPDAKLDDGYFTLIIVEKANLAELGHIMSLASRGEHTKHPKVHYKKAKAISVSSFVDMQLNVDGEYGGKLPGNFLNLKQHIEVYTPSDINNQELIEQ from the coding sequence ATGAGAAAACGAGCTAGAATCATTTATAATCCAACATCAGGTAAAGAATTATTTAAACGAACATTACCAGATGTTTTAATTAAATTAGAAAAAGCAGGTTTCGAAACGAGTGCATACGCAACGGAAAAAGTTGGAGATGCAACGACCGAAGCTACACGTAGTTTAGAGCAAAATTATGATGTATTAATAGCTGCAGGTGGTGATGGCACACTTAATGAAGTAATCAATGGAATTGCGGAACAACCCAATAGACCCAATATAGGGATTATACCTATGGGGACTGTCAATGACTTTGGACGTGCGTTACATTTGCCAAGTGATATTATGAGTGCCATAGATGTTATTATAGAAGGACACACGACATGCGTAGATATTGGTAAGATGAACAGTCGTTATTTTATAAACTTAGCTGCTGGAGGACAACTAACACAAGTTTCATATGAGACACCAAGCAAGTTGAAATCCATTGTTGGACCCTTTGCTTATTATATAAAAGGCTTCGAAATGTTGCCGCAAATGAAAGCTGTTGATATTCGCATTGAATATGACGACGAAGTTTTCCAAGGTGAGGCATTATTATTCTTATTAGGCTTGACGAATTCTATGGCGGGCTTTGAAAAGCTAGTACCTGACGCTAAATTAGATGATGGTTATTTTACGTTAATCATTGTGGAAAAAGCCAATCTTGCTGAACTAGGACATATTATGTCATTAGCTTCAAGGGGAGAGCATACTAAGCATCCTAAAGTCCATTATAAAAAAGCGAAAGCAATAAGCGTTTCATCATTCGTTGATATGCAATTAAATGTGGATGGAGAATATGGTGGTAAACTTCCGGGTAATTTCTTGAATTTAAAACAACATATAGAAGTATATACACCGAGTGACATTAATAATCAAGAGTTAATAGAGCAATAA
- the gatC gene encoding Asp-tRNA(Asn)/Glu-tRNA(Gln) amidotransferase subunit GatC, producing the protein MAKVTREEVEHIANLARLQITEDETTEMQGTLESILNFANHIDTADTNDIEPTYHVLDLQNVLREDKAIEGIPQELALKNAKETEDGQFKVPSIMNEEDA; encoded by the coding sequence ATGGCTAAAGTTACACGTGAAGAAGTTGAGCATATAGCTAATTTAGCTAGACTTCAAATTACTGAAGATGAAACTACTGAAATGCAAGGTACATTAGAAAGTATTTTGAATTTCGCCAACCATATTGATACAGCAGATACAAACGATATTGAACCAACATATCATGTTTTAGATTTACAAAATGTATTACGTGAAGATAAAGCAATCGAGGGCATTCCTCAAGAGCTTGCATTAAAAAATGCTAAAGAAACGGAAGATGGACAATTCAAAGTCCCATCTATCATGAATGAGGAGGACGCTTAA
- a CDS encoding CamS family sex pheromone protein, giving the protein MKRTIILFISAIFVLSACGNDDENKKQESNDNEQQQESGSVKKIATDKNVQGNNYRTILPFKESQARGLLQDNMANSYNGEDFEDGLLELSKEVFPTDEYLYQDGQYLDKDMINAYLQPKYTKSEIDKMDEDEIKEKKANENLGLNPSHRGETDPEKIADKSPAYLSNILEQDFYSDGDTKGKHIKGMTIGLAMNGTYYYQKEKNGESYSKDLKNKEIKKQGQQMASEILSRIRENKELKDIPIHFAIYKQSGENSIAPGEFMSGTTVEEGKTRINEWNDINQKTALLPSEEAAEIDDNLNSDFKQFNDNLQNYFNNFTQAVGTAKFENKKAKQLSVDVPIDYYGKAETIGITQYVTEQAEKYFDGIDEYEIHIKDGNNPKALISKTKEDKEPQVHIYKNNN; this is encoded by the coding sequence ATGAAACGAACGATTATACTATTCATCTCAGCAATTTTTGTATTATCAGCATGTGGCAATGATGATGAAAATAAAAAGCAAGAATCCAATGACAATGAACAACAGCAAGAATCCGGTTCTGTGAAAAAAATAGCAACTGACAAAAATGTACAAGGTAATAATTATAGAACGATTTTACCTTTCAAAGAAAGCCAAGCACGTGGTTTATTGCAAGATAATATGGCGAATAGCTATAACGGTGAAGATTTTGAAGACGGCCTATTAGAACTAAGTAAAGAAGTATTCCCAACAGATGAATACTTATATCAAGATGGTCAGTATCTAGATAAAGATATGATTAATGCGTATTTGCAACCTAAATATACAAAATCTGAAATTGATAAAATGGATGAAGATGAAATCAAAGAAAAAAAAGCTAATGAAAATCTAGGCTTGAATCCTTCACATAGGGGAGAAACTGATCCTGAAAAAATCGCAGATAAGTCACCAGCATATTTGTCTAATATTTTAGAACAAGATTTCTATAGTGATGGTGATACAAAAGGGAAGCATATTAAAGGAATGACTATTGGTTTAGCCATGAATGGTACATATTATTATCAAAAAGAAAAAAATGGTGAATCTTACAGTAAAGATTTGAAAAATAAAGAAATTAAAAAACAAGGACAGCAGATGGCGAGCGAAATTCTGTCTAGAATACGTGAGAATAAAGAATTAAAAGATATACCTATTCATTTCGCAATTTATAAACAATCTGGTGAAAATTCAATTGCCCCAGGTGAATTTATGAGTGGCACGACAGTTGAAGAAGGTAAAACACGTATCAACGAATGGAATGATATCAATCAAAAAACTGCTTTATTACCTTCTGAAGAAGCAGCAGAAATAGATGATAATTTAAATTCAGACTTCAAACAATTTAATGATAACTTGCAAAATTATTTTAATAACTTTACACAAGCAGTAGGTACTGCGAAGTTTGAAAATAAAAAAGCAAAACAACTATCTGTAGATGTACCAATTGATTATTATGGCAAAGCAGAAACAATTGGTATTACGCAATATGTTACAGAGCAAGCAGAAAAATACTTTGATGGCATTGATGAATATGAAATTCATATTAAAGATGGTAATAACCCTAAAGCATTAATCAGTAAAACCAAAGAGGATAAAGAACCACAAGTACACATTTACAAAAACAATAATTAA
- the rlmD gene encoding 23S rRNA (uracil(1939)-C(5))-methyltransferase RlmD codes for MNVIEKNEVREGQVIDLTHEGHGVVKLDRYPIFIPNALINETIEYKVIKVKKNFAIGKLIDIKAKSEERVEPPCVYYYKCGGCQLQHMTYQAQLNMKKEQVINLFQRKAGFKDTVIHDTVGMDNPWYYRNKSQIPVGKNDEQNVIMGYYRQRSHQIIDMDECLIQDNIHQDVMNKIKLWFNELNVSTYNEHKKQGLMRHVVIRTGHHSGELMVVFVTNGKKFKQSAIMVEKLLTAFPNIVSIKHNINDTHSNVIMGQTSYTLYGKDEIQDTLSDVTFKINDQSFYQINSVQTEKLYQKAIDYAELQGEETVLDTYCGIGTIGLYMAPKAKHVYGVEIVAEAIADAQQNATLNQFENTTFVCGKAEEVILKWKADGIKPDVVMVDPPRKGCDESFLDTLLELNPRKIVYISCNPSTQQRDAQQLATQYKLTQITPVDMFPHTTHVETVAQFERR; via the coding sequence ATGAATGTAATAGAAAAGAATGAAGTAAGAGAAGGGCAAGTCATTGATTTAACACATGAAGGGCATGGTGTCGTTAAGTTAGATAGGTATCCAATTTTTATCCCAAACGCATTGATTAATGAAACGATAGAATACAAAGTCATAAAAGTTAAGAAAAATTTTGCTATTGGAAAACTCATTGATATTAAAGCGAAAAGTGAAGAAAGAGTTGAGCCTCCGTGTGTATATTACTATAAATGTGGAGGATGTCAGTTACAGCATATGACTTATCAAGCTCAATTAAATATGAAAAAAGAACAAGTTATTAATTTGTTTCAACGCAAAGCTGGATTTAAAGATACTGTAATTCACGATACAGTTGGTATGGATAACCCTTGGTATTATCGTAACAAATCACAAATTCCAGTAGGAAAAAATGATGAACAAAATGTTATTATGGGTTACTATCGACAAAGAAGTCATCAAATTATAGATATGGATGAGTGTTTGATACAAGATAATATTCATCAAGATGTGATGAATAAAATTAAATTATGGTTCAATGAGCTTAACGTGAGTACTTATAATGAGCATAAAAAGCAAGGACTTATGCGTCATGTTGTCATTAGAACGGGCCACCATTCAGGAGAACTCATGGTCGTTTTTGTGACGAATGGTAAAAAGTTCAAGCAAAGTGCAATTATGGTTGAAAAATTATTGACTGCTTTTCCTAACATAGTAAGCATTAAACATAATATTAATGATACACATTCAAATGTTATTATGGGTCAAACTTCTTATACTTTATACGGTAAAGATGAAATTCAAGATACGTTATCAGATGTTACATTTAAAATAAATGATCAATCTTTTTATCAAATTAATTCAGTACAGACTGAGAAATTATACCAAAAAGCCATAGACTACGCCGAACTTCAAGGTGAAGAAACAGTGCTAGATACGTATTGTGGTATAGGAACAATTGGTCTCTATATGGCACCTAAGGCTAAGCATGTTTATGGTGTGGAAATTGTGGCTGAAGCGATTGCAGATGCGCAACAAAATGCGACCTTAAACCAGTTTGAAAATACTACTTTTGTCTGTGGTAAGGCAGAAGAAGTTATTTTAAAATGGAAAGCAGATGGTATTAAACCAGATGTAGTAATGGTTGATCCACCACGAAAAGGGTGTGACGAAAGTTTCTTAGATACATTATTAGAATTAAATCCTAGAAAAATCGTCTATATTTCTTGTAATCCATCAACACAGCAACGTGACGCTCAACAATTAGCAACACAATATAAATTAACTCAAATTACGCCAGTTGATATGTTCCCGCATACAACACATGTTGAAACAGTGGCCCAATTTGAAAGACGTTAG